One window of the Zea mays cultivar B73 chromosome 3, Zm-B73-REFERENCE-NAM-5.0, whole genome shotgun sequence genome contains the following:
- the LOC103650881 gene encoding phospholipase A1 EG1, chloroplastic/mitochondrial, with protein sequence MALPATTKAASAMASIHQQCGAATGPRARRRVQCRGAANSVAAVAAARAPVEAAPPRHAARRSTSTATVAGMWRQLQGCDDWQGLLEPAAVHPLLRAEVARYGELVDACYKAFDLDPASRRHLNCKYGRERMLEEVGMAGAGYEITRYIYAAADVTVPTMEPSTSGRGRWIGYVAVSTDEMTGRLGRRDVLVSFRGTVTPAEWMANLMSSLEPARLDPCDPRPDVKVESGFLSLYTSVDKTCRFGGAGSCREQLLREVSRLVGSCAKARPGEDVSVTLAGHSMGSALALLFAYDLVELGLNRGAPVTVFSFGGPRVGNAAFKARCDELGVKALRVANVHDPITKLPGIFLNEATARVQALRPWRDSCYTHVGVELPLDFFRMGDLASVHDLGTYVALLKSGGGGDKPAAATRRSDGGVLAKVVEFVGRRRAGALPWQDAALQMGGLVQTLGLI encoded by the coding sequence ATGGCCTTGCCAGCCACCACAAAGGCAGCATCGGCAATGGCGTCCATCCACCAGCAATGCGGGGCCGCGACGGGCCCGCGCGCGCGGCGGCGAGTCCAGTGCCGCGGCGCGGCCAACAGCGTGGCTGCCGTCGCCGCGGCGCGCGCACCGGTGGAGGCAGCGCCGCCACGGCACGCGGCGCGGAGGAGCACGTCCACGGCGACCGTGGCGGGCATGTGGCGGCAGCTGCAGGGGTGCGACGACTGGCAGGGGCTGCTCGAGCCGGCGGCGGTGCACCCGCTGCTGCGCGCCGAGGTGGCGCGCTACGGCGAGCTGGTGGACGCGTGCTACAAGGCCTTCGACCTGGACCCGGCGTCGCGCCGGCACCTCAACTGCAAGTACGGCCGCGAGCGGATGCTGGAGGAGGTGGGCATGGCCGGCGCCGGCTACGAGATCACGCGCTACATCTACGCGGCGGCGGACGTGACGGTGCCCACCATGGAGCCGTCCACCAGCGGGCGCGGCCGCTGGATCGGCTACGTGGCCGTGTCCACGGACGAGATGACGGGGCGGCTGGGCAGGCGCGACGTCCTGGTCTCGTTCCGCGGCACGGTGACGCCCGCCGAGTGGATGGCCAATCTGATGAGCTCGCTGGAGCCGGCGCGCCTGGACCCCTGCGACCCGCGCCCGGACGTCAAGGTGGAGTCGGGATTCCTCAGCCTCTACACCTCCGTCGACAAGACGTGCCGCTTCGGCGGCGCGGGGAGCTGCCGGGAGCAGCTCCTGCGCGAGGTGTCGCGCCTCGTCGGCTCGTGCGCCAAGGCACGGCCCGGCGAGGACGTCAGCGTCACCCTGGCGGGGCACAGCATGGGGAGCGCGCTGGCGCTGCTCTTCGCGTACGACCTCGTGGAGCTGGGCCTCAACCGCGGCGCGCCCGTCACCGTCTTCTCCTTCGGCGGGCCCCGCGTCGGGAACGCCGCCTTCAAGGCCCGGTGCGACGAGCTGGGCGTCAAGGCGCTGCGCGTGGCCAACGTCCACGACCCCATCACCAAGCTCCCGGGCATCTTCCTCAACGAGGCCACCGCGCGGGTGCAGGCGCTCCGCCCGTGGCGCGACTCCTGCTACACCCACGTCGGCGTGGAGCTGCCCCTGGACTTCTTCAGGATGGGCGACCTGGCCAGCGTCCACGACCTGGGCACGTACGTCGCATTGCTcaagagcggcggcggcggcgacaagccaGCCGCGGCCACTCGACGCAGCGACGGCGGCGTGCTGGCGAAGGTGGTGGAGTTCGTGGGGCGGCGACGCGCGGGCGCCTTGCCATGGCAGGACGCGGCCCTGCAGATGGGCGGCCTGGTGCAGACCCTGGGGCTCATCTGA